The following proteins are co-located in the Silene latifolia isolate original U9 population chromosome 1, ASM4854445v1, whole genome shotgun sequence genome:
- the LOC141643998 gene encoding uncharacterized protein LOC141643998, which translates to MAPEADSISSIAHSNPYDDPTFLPNSDHLGMMLTSAFDGKSFFTWSRGIVMALATKNKCGFIDGSTPTPAQNDPSFSKWLRTDYMVRCWILNSMTPNIKDGFMTCKSAKRLWTDLNDIFLKKILEIITHEKVMTFLMGLDDTYDTLKTNILSMDPLPNLTKAYSLVQQIESQKRLSKMMSSQSDSSATAANRRFNSGNCSKSGESKDARSITPWNVWTKDAPSAKKQKKEKRWCDHSSNAHNAELLNKEDNPLVTDSFAHHAADTNGSGDGDVDVDPKIIAAIYKQMMEMKRKGSFNSHGGIDYSAVNFAGTILVPNATSCSCSMQTSVWIIDSGATVHMSSLIDQFLNLRKLDKPVKVGLLDGTSMLVTRVGTMHIRLGIVLHNVLYIPDFKHNLLFVGKLLCDNELLISFDVDKCLIQDPMHNQIVGIGKRTDGLYKLKSDLLDLSQSAQNKSSNNISLQGHNIYTCKANSSSKVELFHARLGHTSLSKMKHIEGINCNGINNIQFETCVLAKMHQLPFNRSNSRALHAFDLIHIDLWRHYRHATFTGASYFLTIVDDHTRVTWTFILKDRLQVYDTIKSFITQVNTQYNGVKSALGVPQQNSRFERKHRHLVETVRALLLFGHLRKKFWGECLLAATHIINKLPTPILDWKTPSEVLFKKKCSYDELRLIGCLCFALIPSHFRGKFSSKARKCIFLGYPFAQKAYKLYDLTTHKIDISRDFVFHENILPYKSDPTIPAATTQSAPLGQMPAMFNPYHPLGSDDEDVFLTHSPVCGDTSNKSESGPDSTPFDSVHTSTDINNEISPNSDTTLNTSSGTPVDTFLPRISSREVHMPARFQEFVCPIVPHRRTSVTANTH; encoded by the exons ATGGCTCCAGAAGCAGATTCCATATCAAGTATTGCGCATAGTAATCCGTACGATGATCCGACCTTTCTTCCAAACTCTGATCATCTAGGGATGATGCTCACCTCTGCCTTCGACGGTAAAAGCTTCTTCACCTGGAGTCGAGGCATAGTCATGGCGTTAGCAACGAAGAACAAGTGCGGCTTCATCGACGGTTCAACGCCGACACCTGCGCAGAATGATCCAAGTTTTTCGAAGTGGTTACGCACTGATTATATGGTGCGTTGTTGGATACTGAATTCCATGACTCCAAACATTAAGGATGGTTTCATGACCTGCAAATCTGCTAAGCGCCTGTGGACAGATCTTAATGATAT TTTCTTGAAGAAAATTCTGGAAATTATCACTCATGAGAAAGTTATGACTTTTCTCATGGGGCTCGATGATACTTATGACACTTTGAAGACAAATATCCTTTCTATGGATCCTTTACCAAATCTGACAAAGGCATATTCACTTGTTCAACAAATTGAAAGTCAAAAGCGGCTCTCAAAGATGATGTCTTCACAAAGTGATTCCAGTGCAACGGCGGCTAATCGAAGATTTAACTCAGGGAATTGTTCTAAATCAGGGGAAAGTAAAGATGCAAGATCAATTACGCCATGGAATGTCTGGACAAAAGATGCACCTAGCGCTAAGAAGCAGAAGAAGGAAAAGAGATGGTGTGATCACT CTTCTAATGCTCACAATGCTGAGTTGCTGAATAAAGAAGATAATCCTTTGGTCACTGATTCTTTTGCACATCATGCTGCGGATACAAATGGCTCTGGTGATGGTGATGTTGATGTGGACCCAAAGATTATTGCAGCTATCTACAAGCAGATGATGGAGATGAAACGTAAAGGAAGTTTTAATTCTCATGGTGGAATAGATTACTCTGCTGTGAACTTTGCAGGTACAATTCTAGTACCAAATGCTACTTCTTGTTCTTGTTCTATGCAAACTTCTGTATGGATTATCGATTCTGGCGCAACAGTCCACATGAGTTCTTTAATAGATCAGTTTCTTAACCTAAGGAAATTGGATAAACCTGTCAAAGTGGGATTACTTGATGGGACTAGTATGTTAGTGACACGGGTAGGCACTATGCACATTAGACTAGGGATAGTGCTTCACAATGTTCTGTATATTCCTGACTTCAAGCATAATTTGCTATTTGTTGGTAAACTATTGTGTGACAATGAATTGCTGATCAGTTTTGATGTGGATAAATGCCTGATACAGGACCCAATGCATAATCAGATTGTTGGCATTGGTAAGAGAACGGATGGACTTTACAAGTTGAAGTCAGACCTGTTGGACCTGTCTCAATCTGCTCAAAATAAGAGTAGTAATAATATTAGCTTACAAGGTCATAACATTTATACTTGTAAAGCTAATTCCAGTAGTAAAGTAGAATTGTTTCATGCTCGTTTAGGACATACTTCATTATCCAAGATGAAACACATTGAAGGGATTAATTGTAATGGCATCAACAATATTCAATTCGAAACTTGTGTtcttgcaaaaatgcatcaattgCCTTTCAATAGAAGCAATTCTAGGGCTTTACATGCTTTTGATTTGATACACATTGACTTATGGAGACATTATAGACATGCTACTTTCACTGGGGCTTCTTATTTCCTAACTATAGTGGATGATCACACTAGGGTTACTTGGACCTTTATTCTTAAGGACAGGCTTCAAGTTTATGATACAATAAAGAGTTTTATCACCCAAGTGAATACTCAGTACAATGGAGTG AAAAGTGCACTAGGGGTTCCTCAACAAAATAGTCGATTTGAAAGAAAACATAGGCATTTAGTTGAGACTGTTAGAGCATTATTGTTGTTTGGTCATTTACGTAAGAAATTTTGGGGAGAATGCCTCTTGGCAGCCACACACATCATTAATAAATTGCCCACTCCCATTCTAGATTGGAAAACACCTTCAGAAGTGTTGTTTAAAAAGAAATGCAGCTATGATGAGTTAAGGCTTATAGGGTGTCTCTGTTTTGCATTGATTCCCTCACATTTTAGAGGCAAATTTTCTTCCAAAGCCAGAAAATGTATTTTTTTGGGATATCCATTTGCTCAAAAGGCATATAAGCTATATGATCTCACTACTCATAAGATTGACATTAGTAGAGATTTCGTTTTTCATGAGAACATCTTACCCTACAAGTCTGATCCTACTATTCCAGCAGCTACAACTCAGTCTGCTCCTCTTGGTCAAATGCCAGCTATGTTCAATCCATATCATCCTCTTGGTTCCGATGATGAGGATGTTTTTCTTACACATTCACCTGTGTGTGGTGATACTAGTAATAAGAGTGAGTCTGGTCCTGATTCTACTCCTTTTGATTCTGTCCACACAAGTACTGACATCAACAATGAAATTTCTCCTAATAGTGATACTACACTTAATACATCATCTGGTACTCCTGTTGACACCTTCTTACCTAGGATTTCTTCCAGGGAAGTTCATATGCCTGCAAGATTCCAAGAATTTGTTTGCCCTATAGTTCCTCATAGAAGGACATCCGTCACTGCTAACACACACTGA